In Camelus bactrianus isolate YW-2024 breed Bactrian camel chromosome 5, ASM4877302v1, whole genome shotgun sequence, the DNA window ACGCTAAGGCGGACGGGCTTctggggggagggctggggggggCACCATGTGGCCTGTCACAGCATCCAGAGGGCAGTCAGCAGCAGGCAGGAGACCTGTGAAGTCACAAGGGCTTGGAAGCTCCTGGGCTGAGGGACGTTGCCCAGAGAAGTGACGTTAGTCAAAGTGGGAGGGCCGCTGCTCTGAGGGTGCCTGTTGTCTTCCGGAGGGATATCAGAAGGTTTGGGCGGGGGTGAACCCGCCTGATGCCTGGCGATCCACTGGGAGAAGTAGGTGATCCTGGTGAAGACACTGGGGCCAATGGGCTGTTGGCAGGGCAGGCTCCAGCTGGACAGCCCCATCAGATACCAGGTATTATTCAGCTTGCAGACGAGGGGGCCCCCAGAATCTCCCTGAAGAAAGAGAGAACATGAGTCCTGGGGCCCAAGAAAGAGAGGGACACGTTGTTCGGGCAATGCGAAGAGACCACAGCAGAGTTCAGGCGGCCCCGGGTCAGGGTGGGGACGTGAGCAGCTCTTCTCATCCGGATTGCCTGGGCAATTTGGAAAGTCCAGACACAGTGTCCCGCTGTAGGCCTCCCAGGTCAAAATCACAAATGGGGGGCCTTGAAGCCCATTTCACAGAGCTCCAGAGGGGGCCCTGCACAGCCCTCCAGGCGGCAGTCACAGACCTACAAGAATACACAGGGGGaccccaggctctgccctcccagccccccgTGGGAGAAGGCACCACCCAAGGCGTGACACAATGGCTGTGGCCGGCCCGGAGGCCTCTAGCTAAATCCTCAGCCCTAAATCCACTGCAGCGCCCCAGGGCCTTTCTTCTTGACTAAGAGTCTAGTTTTGACTCAGTTTCCTGGTTGAGCTTCTGAATTAGAAAAAGCCAAGCTGCTGGTTGTGCACAGAGGAAAAGAGGTGACGCCGTGCCCAGGCTGGCGGGGTGGCTGGAGCTGCAGGGGACCCCCAGGGGCGCCCAGAAGAATGTGGGGGGCATTGAGTGTGGGACTCCAGGCAGGAAGGCACCTGCCACCATGAGGCATAGTGCTTCCATCCCATAGGCCACAAAGTGGGGACCAAGGACACACTCCAGCCTTCTGTTGAAGGAACGTGACTGCAGGAGACACTGAGGTGACACATAACACAGCACAGACAATACATTCCACACATCTGCAGGCCCCAGATGTGGAACAGAGGTGCCCAGGGGAGGGTCTTCAGAGAGCTTCTCTGACCCAAGACTGGAGCGATGAACACGGCCTGACTCTGGAAGAGGCAGACTGAGGTGACCGGAGTGCTTGGCATGGCTGAGGCCAAGGAGCCGCAAGGCCAGCCCACAGCCCTCATCAGCCAGGGGGTGGAGGTGAAGGGAACACTGAAGGACACTCAGCAGAGGCAGGGTTAATGGTGTTGACCACCCTGTTCCCTCAACATCAACTAATCAGAAAATCGTGCGCAAGCTGATCACGTGCCCTGCAACGCCCCTCCCTCACtcggcctttaaatatgctttgctgaaacccttcggggAGTTCGGAGTTTTCTTGGGCATGGGCCACCttgtcctccttgctcggccttgcaataaacctttctctgctccagactccaaTGTTTCAATTTCTTTGGCCTCACGGTGCATCGGGCGCACGAACTTGCCTTCGGTAACCACAAGACATTCAGAGTGCACCAGCCAATAATGTACATCACAGCCCGCAAATTCAACTTGAAATAAAGGCAAGAACAACTTGAATCGATGGtacaaaaaaaaaggcaatgcaCATATGAAAAAGTGCTGGCCTTCATTcgtcaccagagaaatgcaaactaaaaataCACGCGATGGTTAAAAATGTGAAGTCGCGGCTGCCATGTGGAGCAGCCACGGCTGGTGGGAGTGCACAGGAGTCCAAGAGGCTTGCAAAGCTGCTCTCCTGTATCCAGGAGAGGGGAACATGTGCACATCTTACAGCGCAGTAATTCCACACCCAGGGTCACGCCCAACCAAACTGTGAGCCCACGTACACTAACAGACATGCAGGAGGGTGTTCACAGCAACGCCATGGGCAACCATCTCAAGCGGAAACTACCCAGACGGCACCAGCACTAGAGCCGATCAAGAAAATTACGGCGTCTTCGCCCAGCGATCAGCAGGAGTTCCGGACGGCAATAAGATACACACAATTTATCAACTCCTCACCAGGTGGACAGGCCTCTCACCTGTACTAGTGACCAGCAGACAGCCGCTGAGAGTGTGTCCGGTGACACTGCGTTTATGGAGGTCCCGACACGGACCCACAGGGCGTGAGAAGCCAGGGCAAGGCTCTCCTGGGGGACTTGGTGACAGGAAGGGGGTATGAGGAAGACCACACGGACGCTGGTTACGTGAGCGTCAATTTCTAAACAAGTGCCTCGAACAGCACACTTGTAAAGCCTGCCCTTTCTATAGGTGCAGGGCTTCAACAAAGTTTCTAAAAGCTATAAAGAAAGCGATGGAACGGAACGAGCACCCTTTGGGGGCTTCTGGGCTTCAGCTCCGACACCTCAGGCTGGGGTGGGCTTAGGAAGAAGTCAGGGGCTAGGGCTGGGTCCAGAGAAGACACAGAGGAGACGGGACAGATGCCCCCGGGGAGGAGAGGTAGCGAGTGTCACTTACTCGGCAGACGGACTTTCCCGTCCGGAAGTCCGCAGCGCAGAACATGTCCTCATGTATAGAATACTCAGAGCCCTCGGGGCCTGGCCCCTGGAAATATAGTTTACACAGGTTGCTTTCTAAAATGCCGACTTCTGCCTCCTGGAGCGTGTAGGGTGGGCCCAACATCactgtgtggggaggggagagagcggctcagatgtggggggggggggccctgggAGAGAGGCCAGCTCCCTGCCCGTCTTCCTGCTGTTGGAGATGCCGCCCGTTTTAACTGACAGGGTTGGGGAAACCTTCAGAGAGTATGGTGCGGAGATGAGGGGGAAAAGACCCatggggcagaggagagagccAACGTGAGGGGCCTGTGGAGGGGAGGACAGGGGGCGGTCAGCGTGGGCTGGGAGTGGCAGGGGAGAAGACGAGATGTCATGGCGGGGTCCAGGGGTTTGGAATCCATTCTAAGCACCCTGGGGAACCACTGAAGGGTCTGCTTGTGTTTTAAAAGCAACTAATCTGGCTGCTATGTGGAGACAGAAGCAGAGGCCAGAAAGTGGAGGTGGAGAGACCTGGCTCGGCCAGGGGGTGGCAGTGACGTACCTAACCATGTCCCCTGGGGCTTCGGTGGCACGCCCCTTCCCCCCTGCGCAGCCCTGACCCCCGCTCACCTTCCTCAGTGACCATCCCCCAGCCGGTTATCCAGCAGGAGTGAGAGGGCAGATGCATGTCACTGGTTGGGAGGCAGGCGGGTTGAATGTAGGCAGAGATTTTCATGGGCCGGTGCAGCTGCAACAGGGTGATGTCACGCCCCATGAAGTAGTGCTTGTTGAAGTCCGTGTGGACGAAGAGCCGGTACACTGTCGCCGTGCGGCCGTGCGCAGTGCGAGTTTTTAGACGATGGTACCCTAGCAGGACCCGGTAGTCGGCCGGATTGTGGGACCTGTAGTGGGGAGGCTACATCGTCACCCATATCCTCTGAGTGCAGGGCCAGCATCCTCACCCCAGCTGCCTACCTCCCACCCGCTCCTGCTGGTGAGTGACCAGACCCCACCATAATTCCAGAaggttctctctcctcccttcctaaTGTTCTCTTGTGGCAGGTAGATTCCTATCCAGAGCCTCTAGACATTTGTCTTTTGCAAGATTCTGATGGCTTTCCCAGCATGCCCCGGAATCAAAGGAGCAGAGAAGCTTCGTGTCGGAAAGAAATGTTGGGGGCACATCAAAACTGTACTCCTTCAGTTTTAATGAGCGGAGACCTGGCTCACCCCCAGATCTGACCAGAACCCTTGAAAGTTCCTGTGACCTGTAATGATTCTCAAAAACCccgtttcccagcccagaataatGCGTCCCCCTCCCGCCCGGCCTCACATGCTGATTTCTCTAAAGGCTGGTCCCTCTCTGTTGACAGGCACCCCCaggtctttgtggagcaagtagAAACTGGAGCATGTGGAACTGAGCTTCTTGCTTGTAGAAAAAAAGCAACTTTCCACCCACCTGATTTGCTTGGGCTGTCTCCCTACCCAGGATCCTCCCACAAGGCGCCTCCTCCGATGGGACCCAGAGCGTTCCCCTTTACAGTGGCCAGGGTCTCTCCTCTGGCACATTCTGGCCTCCCACCCTGCACCACAGTGGTTGGGCTTGTGTCTCCCTTTCCTGATAGAAGAAGCTTCTAGGTGGGTCCTGCATCTGCACATTCTCCATgggtgctgaatgaatgaatggaactTGAAGGGGGTCTCAAGGTCACCTGATGCCAGCAGCTCTAGCCTCCTGACTTGGAGGGTAAtactctccccactccctctggGCACAGAGCAAGCTCGGGATGCCCATGACGGGCAGCCCACTTTCTTGATGGCTGCATGCCATCTTCCTGGACAGAGGCCACGTGCTTTATACCTCACTCTGGCCTGTGGGGATGGTGGTGACCACAGCTCCTCTTAGGAGCTTCCTATTTCCACAGAAACGACAGGAGCTGGGCCCCAGGACACCTCCAGAGAGACACATGCCCTAGGGTCCAGGTGGTCAGGACCCTGGGAAACCTCCAGCAGTTGTGCTGGAGATAGCCTTCAGATAGCCTAGTAGGAAGTGGGCATGATGTTTGCCCACACCGGGCACTGATGGATGTCCCCAGCCCCGGGAAGCGGGGACCCTGGGACTGTGGCTCCAACATAAAGCCTAAAGCCTGTGCCAAGTACCTGGCCAGAGATACAACACACCCACTACCCTTTGCACAAGAGGGAAGTAAGGCTCACTGAGATCTTGTGGACTGTCTAGAGCTGGGCAAGATGCAGAAACCAGAGTCCACCTGGAATGGGAACAGGATTTAATTCCTAAAGTTTAGGGAAGATGCAGAGTGGGCTGGAGGCACCGGCTATGGAACTAAAGTCCATTTTCCTGTATTTGCTGATAGTCACGGCTGGAGCTAGTTTCCATTTGGCTGTTTAAGAGGAAAGTACATGTAGCCCAGATAACCACAGCATCTTGGCAAGTATCGCTGAAGTGTGAGGAGGTGGGGGACCGGGGCGTCCCCAGACGTAGAGATGAAGTAAATGGCCCTCATCCTGGGATGTGTGACTCAGAGAGTCAGGAGACTGGAGCCCAGTGAGGAGCAGGGATGGCCTTCCAGGGAGAAAGGACAATGCGTTAAAGACAGGGGCAGCAGCGGTCATGCCAGGCCATGCCTGGACAAAAAGGCTGGGACAACCTTCATCCTCTTCTGTTCTGCCCACCTGTGCTCCCTCCCCATCGTCCCACCCGGCAGCGGGCTGTGGGGAAGACATACTTTTGGAAGCAGTGGGCAGCTGAGGCCACCCAGGAGGTATTGATGAGGGCGGCTCCGCAGATGTGAATGCCTTGGTAGTACAGGGCGGCCTGCCACGGCCACCGCATTTCAGGTGCATCTCGGCCACCAAAGATTTTCCCGCCTACGGAAGGTTTCCCACACTCTGTGGAGACAGTCCCAGCCATGGGGCACCTGTGTTATGGATGCCAGCCTTGGCATCATATGTCAGCATCCACAGGACCCAAGTCCGCTGCAGCTAGGAAATCCAAGCCCCAGGGTGAAGTGACATGGCTCATGTGACAAAGGGACACCTGGCTTCGCTGGGATGGCAGCGCTGAGGAAGCAGTCTGTGGgtctggaggagggggaggggaaggggggcgGCTGCGGGGGCGCACATCAGCACACTATCCGGGCGGAGGTCCAGGCCTGCAGGCAGTGCTGTCCCAACCACTTTCCCAGACCAATTTCACTTGACAAGCACACCGCTTGGAAACTGAAGCCTTCCAGAGTGGTGCCACTGGCTCCAGGCCACTGAGATTAAGTGGTCGCACCCTTCTCACCTGGCCCAGCATTCTAGGGACACTGAGGCCAAAAGGAGCACAGTCTGCTGGACAGTTCCCCTTCTGAAGTAGTACTTTGCCATTCTCAGAatgaagaggggagggtgtagggGCCGGCAGGGAGTCTCGAGATCCAGCAGAAAGAGCCGGCGGGGAAGACGGCcgtcccttcccccacctcccatgcCCTCCGCGCCCCCCACCATGGACCCAGGGACTGCAGAGCCCCCGGCCAGGTGTTGGTCCGCCTGTCTACCGTCGACGGTGTGGTGAAGGGGGGACGCAAGAAGGGCGGGCGACCTTGGCCCCCTCACCCGCCGGCTCACTCACGCTCGGCCCAGGCCATCTGGCTGTGCAGCAGCAGTGGGTGCAGGCAGAGCAGGGCCGTGGCCAGGGCGCGGGCTCCCCGCCGGCCTGGACCCGGCGCCCCAGCCCCCGGGATCCCCATCGGGCCGGTCCTGCATCTGCGCTGTGACTGAGCGGCGGGCGGCGCGCGCAGGCGCAGGCGCTGCCGGGAAACCGCCTCCCCGTGTGCGCGGCGCTGGCCGGGCCGCACCACGCGCCCGCGCGAAGACGGAGACGCGGCGGGCCGGGGGCGGCCGCAGCTCGCAGCCCCAGGTCCGTGGAAGGCAGTCACCACTGGGAGCCCGCGGGCTGACGGAGGAAGCAGAGGACACATAGGACCCCTCCGTCAAGGGCCCCCAGTTTGCTAATGATCAGAGGTCAGGTGCTTATGGAAGTGTCACCGAATGTGTCCAGCTTGCTTTCAAGATCCAGTGCACTCATCTGCACCCCCTGCTCGATGAGATTGGGTCAGGGCCACCAAGGATAACAGCCCTTTCTTAAACTCACTTGGTACCCTACAGCATGGTCTATCATGGGGTAGATACTCACAGGTCTTTCCTGTACTCAGCAGGAGGGAATTACATAAGAATAGCGGTCATTAGAGGTCCACCCTCTGGCCTCTTAACGACTCATGTCCTTCCCAAGTGCTAAATCATTCACTACATCTCAAGGTTCCCCAGAGTCCTATCTTGTTAAACTTAAAATTCAAAGTCTCATCTGTTAGAGGAGTCATCAAGAGGATATAATCACAGGTTGATCCTGAAGCCAGACCTGGGCAATTGCAGGCTCCTCGCCCGCCTCCTTTGTCCTTAGAATGTAGTTCTGCCCATAGTTCCCTCCGTGGATGCTGCTCCAAGGACACAGCCCTAAGAGAGGAGggtgttgttgagaccatctggatggtTTCCATGCCTGGACCTAGTTAAGGCTACTGCATGAACTTTAAGATTCTTgcggggggtggggcaggtgtaGAAATCTATGGGTCTTGTGGTgcccaagacaagccttgtaAGTTCCCTTGTTTATTAAACCAGCCACCTACTAATCAGGAGTGACTGTCTCTTCAGCCTTTCCCTGTCCTCTGCAGGGGGGGCCAGGTTTTGAACCAACATCATCATCTAAATCTAAATATCATTATCCCATCAGCTCAGAGTCCAAAAATCTCTTCATCTAAATCCTCTAAGTCAAGTGGGGATGAGATTCCTAGCTGTAATCCATTAAATACAGCTCTTGAGCACAATTCTTTCCCATCTGTGGGCCTATGAAACTAAATTAACTACCTTGTCCCAACATTCCCAACATACAGTGGTGGGACAGGCATAGGAAAAGAGTTACAGACATTCCCATTGGAAGGGGGCTGTGCGGGGGGAgatggaaagtgaaaagaagtcACTGGTCCATAAGGTTTATACCCTACTGGGCAAACTCCACTAGGTGTCAGCCTGGGGAAAAGATTCTCTGTCACTCTTGGCTCTGCCCTGTAGACTCTTGgtcaactttcttttctttttctttattcttaataCTGGATCTTTTTATAGTCTCTAAActgctttgtgtttcttttcttcttccttaccTTTCTTGTTCTTTAAAGTTTCCTTAAACTTAATAGGAAGTCTTAAAAATCCATATAAAAAAACATTTGTAATACTTCAGAGATTTCCATGAATTAAGTTGTAAGCTTTTCTGTATGGTTCACTTAGTTTTAAGTTAGTTGATAATTATTATGAATTATGGCTGTAATCACAATTActctattttaaataacttaaaaatattattctaaatTCACTTGAAATAATGGAGACACTGTAAAAATTATGAAGCAAATAATCATTGTGGACAGTTATCATGTCCCTTTTAACAGAAAGTAGCTTATGTTTTGCACCTGAATAGTCCTATCATCTTGCTTCTTGCTAGGAGAAATCAGAGGGTCCAACTTTCATTTTGTACTTTCTCTATCCCTGTCAGTACAAATAGCAATGTTTCTGCTGACATAAACTTCTCAAGAACCTTGTGGTCCTTGTTGTAGATTTCACTAGGTTTCACTGCCTTAGAAAAAGCCACATCCACAGACATTGTTGAGATAATTTTCTAACTTGGCCTCCTGTTGAGATGTTATGTATATATCACCCCAataaaaagctggaaaaaagttATATGACTCCCAAATATATCCAGATAGATAGAGGAAAAGATTGGatattttcttgtagttgatttctagtctcatagtgttgtggtcagaaaagatgcttgatatgatttcgaTTTTCTTAGATTTACAGGGGCTTGCTTTGTGGcccagcatgtgatctatcctggagagtGTTCCACgtgcccttgaaaagaatgtgtattctgctgctttcagatggaatgctctatatAAATCAATCAAGTTCATCTGGTCTAACATGTTACCTAAGCCTTGTATTTCTATAtcgattttctgtctggatgatctgttcaTTGATGTAGGTGGGTTGCTGAAGTCCCCtgctattattgtgttactgtcgaTTTCttgttttatgtctgttaacatttgttttatatattgaggtgctcctgtgttatatcttcttcttggattgatcccttgatcattatgtagtatccttctttgtctcttgttaacAGTctctattttaaagtctattttgtctgataagaGTATcactactccagctttcttttgatttccatttgcattgaatacctttttccatcccctcactgtaagtctgtatgtgtctgtatgtgtctctagGTCCAAAGTGAGTCtattgtaggcagcatatatatgggtcttgtttttgtatccattcagcctcTCTGTGTCTTTGGTTGGAGCATATAGTCCATTTTCATTTAAGATAATTATTGAGACATATGTTCTTATTGCTATTTTGGTAATTGttctggatttgtttttgtagatcttcccccccacccccttcttcttcttttgttctcttctcttgtgatttgatgactatctttagtgttatgtttagattcctttttctttttcgtgtgtgtatctattataggtTTTTTGTTTGCAGTTACTGTAAGCTTTTTGTATAGcaatataggtatatatatatacatatatatatgattgtttcaagttgctgatctcttagtttcaaatgcattttaaatactcTGCATTTGTACCCTCCTCCTCTCACAATTACTGTTTTTGATGctatattttacatctaattgctTTGTGTATCCCTTAgctgcttattgtggatacagatgattttcaCTACTTTTCTCTTTTAACCTCCCTGctagtttgtgtgtggatgatttcctatctttactgtatgtttgcctttactgcTGAGCTTCTTCATTTCataatttcttatttctagttgtggccttttctgcCTAGGgaagtttctttaacatttgttgtaaagctggtttagtAGTGTTGAGTCCTTTTAGTTTctgcttgtctgtaaagcttttgatttctccatcaaatatgAATGAGAACCTACTGGGTAGATTCTTGGttttaggtttttccctttcaccactttaaatatatcggGCCACTCCTTCCTGGTCTGCagtttctgttgaaaaatcagctgataaccttatgggctTATTATCGATTTTATGAATGTTATtttttgtatgttattttttgctttctcttgcttttaatatcctctctttatctttaattttttgtcattttgattacTGTGTGTCCTGGTGTGGTCCTCTTTGCGTTCATCCTGTAGGGGCCTCTGCGCTTCCTGGACTTgaatgactgtttcctttcccaggttagggaagtttttagcttttatgtcttcaaatatgttctcagaccctttctctctctctcctctttctgggaccaCTATAATGTGAACATTAGTGCACTTGAcagtcccagaggtctcttacacagtcctcatttcttttcagtctttttttctgtccAGTGGCAGTGATTTCCATTACTCGattttccagctcactgatccgttcttctgtaACATTTACTCTACTATCGATTCCTTTTGCAGAtttcttcatttcagttattCATTGACTTCTTGCTCTGTGCACCCATTCTCCTCTCGAGTTCTTTGATCATCCTTAcaatcattactctgaactcttccTTGGGTAGGTTCCCTATCaccacttcacttagttcttccgGGGTTTTACCTGGTTCCTTTTTCTAGAATATATGCCTCTGCTACCTCATCTTGTTTAAGTTACTACTTGTATTTTTAAGTatgtggtaggttagttatgtttctcaaaCTGAGAAGTGGCTTTCTGTAGGAGACATCCTATGTGTCCAAGCAGTGCACTGCCCTCTTGTCACCCAAGCTGTATGCTCTAGGGGTTCCCCCTAGGAGAGCTGCttgggtccttctgttgtggtgggctgactgtgtgggtgggcTGGGGGGGCTTGGCTGGCCCCTAGCCCAGGtggttgccaggccctgccttgtgcagATGCTGCTGGCTGTTGTTTAGTGGGGCCTAGTCATGAGGGACCCGGTTGCAGAATCCTAGGGGGCCCCCAGGGCTAGTGCTGGCTCACTTTTGGATGGAGTTAGGGTCCTGAAGACACTGTGGCTGTTACCTA includes these proteins:
- the LOC105081109 gene encoding serine protease 40, whose product is MGIPGAGAPGPGRRGARALATALLCLHPLLLHSQMAWAEQCGKPSVGGKIFGGRDAPEMRWPWQAALYYQGIHICGAALINTSWVASAAHCFQKSHNPADYRVLLGYHRLKTRTAHGRTATVYRLFVHTDFNKHYFMGRDITLLQLHRPMKISAYIQPACLPTSDMHLPSHSCWITGWGMVTEEVMLGPPYTLQEAEVGILESNLCKLYFQGPGPEGSEYSIHEDMFCAADFRTGKSVCRGDSGGPLVCKLNNTWYLMGLSSWSLPCQQPIGPSVFTRITYFSQWIARHQAGSPPPKPSDIPPEDNRHPQSSGPPTLTNVTSLGNVPQPRSFQALVTSQVSCLLLTALWML